A single Lactuca sativa cultivar Salinas chromosome 8, Lsat_Salinas_v11, whole genome shotgun sequence DNA region contains:
- the LOC111918374 gene encoding phosphatidylglycerophosphate phosphatase PTPMT2: MKIEDLDDSSDLRIINRTVEYDSRRQIVAVDAKRALVGAGARILFYPTLLYNVFRNKIQAEFRWWDQVDQFLLLGAVPFPKDVPRLKQLDVGGVITLNEPYETLVPTSLYRAYDIEHLVIPTRDYLFAPSFVDIDLAVNFIHKNASHGKTTYVHCKAGRGRSTTIVLCYLVEYKQMTPASALEYVRCRRPRVLLAPSQWKAVQEYGQWRRSKMSKTPSGSGDAVLITKADLEGYRSPSRGKEVGVRVAKSGLMIAKLSCIFASLKVSNSRGVTTVPVSLKLITETSAC; this comes from the exons ATGAAGATCGAGGATTTGGATGATTCTTCCGATTTGAGAATCATTAATCGTACCGTCGAGTATGATTCTAGACGGCAGATTGTCGCGGTTGATGCGAAGAGAGCGTTAGTCGGAGCCGGTGCTCGGATCCTGTTTTACCCTACTCTTCTGTACAATGTTTTCCGTAACAAAATTCAAGCCGAGTTCAGATGGTGGGATCAAGTTGATCAG TTTCTTCTTCTGGGTGCTGTTCCATTTCCAAAAGACGTCCCTCGATTGAAGCAGCTTGATGTTGGTGGTGTCATCACTCTCAACGAGCCATATGAAACTCTTGTTCCAACTTCTTTATATCGC GCCTATGACATAGAGCATCTTGTCATCCCCACAAGAGATTACCTATTTGCCCCTTCATTTGTTGACATCGACCTAGCTGTAAATTTCATTCACA AGAATGCAAGCCATGGTAAAACAACTTATGTACACTGCAAAGCAGGGAGAGGAAGAAGCACCACAATTGTTCTTTGTTACTTG GTTGAATACAAGCAGATGACTCCAGCTTCTGCTTTGGAATACGTGCGATGTAGGCGACCTAGAGTCCTCTTGGCTCCATCTCAATGGAAG GCGGTTCAAGAGTATGGTCAGTGGCGCAGGAGTAAAATGTCAAAAACGCCCTCGGGTTCGGGGGATGCGGTGCTGATAACGAAAGCGGATTTGGAAGGGTACCGGAGTCCATCAAGAGGGAAAGAAGTGGGGGTGAGAGTGGCAAAAAGTGGTTTGATGATAGCAAAGTTATCGTGTAtctttgcttctttgaaggtttcGAATTCGAGAGGTGTAACAACAGTTCCTGTTAGTTTGAAACTAATAACAGAGACATCTGcttgttag